In a single window of the Nocardioides sp. L-11A genome:
- a CDS encoding family 78 glycoside hydrolase catalytic domain, producing MTSADAPHTRLLAGYRADPRGIPARDTMLSWTPAGPGPYRVTVTDLDDGAATWTATSERPFVLLPAAALRPAARYTWTVDGSAAASFETGLDQAGWEAAWIAAPATPFAREDYDPAPYLRAEFELAERGDRARVYATALGIYRMWVNGTEVTADALLRPGWTDYDTRVLHQTYDATDLLVEGTNTIAVLLGRGWYAGRLGLQWAPSLYGTRPAFLAQVETATGTDRRVVAGTGAGWRTAPGAVIASDLLRGEIADLRREHHGWTGAGFDDAGWSPVELPAPGVAVHPQPHADIRVLRAHPGVLVHQHARGPAIFDFGQNLVGWLRIESELTPGADVIVRHGEILTPDKLVYRDNLRGAFQEDRFVDDAEGRRTLEPRFGMHGFRYAEIWGLKNTNGAWHLAIPEESTVTALSMDAGQELIGSFACSDEALTAFAGAVEWTVRDNFLEVATDCPQRDERLGWLGDAGVISPTASYFFDVAAFLAKFSRDAADAQWDDGSVPSYVPVVPPGNERHGAPGWADGYVRMVSLLVRRYGDLASAEEYFDSLLRYLEFVDRENPDGIRVNAVGSDFSDWLSLPDRDDDVPHPGYAYTGAFSTSPKPVVATAHTYRSLCQVADIARRLGRDEDAARLDRRAEEVRTAYRERFVGADGRFEDATQTVYAQAIGYGLLRDEEAQRAADLLREHIEKRGYVTTGIHGVEHVLPALARHGHADLAAELLLRREMPSWLYMVERGATTVWEKWDGIRPDGSLATAEMNSFNHCALGAVGGFLFEDVLGLRLDGAVWGDGITVAPVYLTGLDWAEGAHRGPTGPVSSRWERDGARVKHLLELPATGPARFVAPAGYAIAVVDGAAADGTAIDLSGGRHELILERR from the coding sequence ATGACGTCCGCAGACGCCCCCCACACCCGGCTGCTGGCCGGCTATCGCGCTGACCCGCGGGGGATCCCGGCGCGCGACACCATGCTCTCCTGGACCCCGGCCGGTCCTGGCCCCTATCGCGTGACGGTCACCGACCTCGACGACGGTGCGGCGACCTGGACCGCCACGTCCGAGCGTCCCTTCGTGCTGCTCCCGGCCGCCGCGCTCCGGCCCGCCGCCCGCTACACCTGGACCGTCGACGGCAGCGCCGCGGCATCCTTCGAGACCGGTCTCGACCAGGCCGGCTGGGAGGCCGCGTGGATCGCCGCCCCGGCTACGCCGTTCGCGCGGGAGGACTACGACCCGGCGCCGTACCTGCGTGCCGAGTTCGAGCTGGCCGAGCGCGGCGACCGCGCCCGGGTCTACGCCACGGCACTCGGCATCTACCGGATGTGGGTCAACGGCACCGAGGTGACCGCCGACGCGCTGCTCCGCCCGGGCTGGACCGACTACGACACCCGCGTCCTGCACCAGACCTACGACGCCACCGACCTGCTCGTCGAGGGCACCAACACGATCGCGGTGCTGCTCGGCCGCGGCTGGTACGCCGGTCGCCTCGGGCTGCAGTGGGCGCCCTCCCTCTACGGGACCCGGCCCGCCTTCCTGGCCCAGGTCGAGACCGCGACCGGCACTGACCGCCGGGTCGTGGCAGGCACCGGCGCCGGCTGGCGGACCGCCCCGGGAGCCGTGATCGCGAGCGACCTGCTCCGCGGCGAGATCGCCGACCTGCGTCGCGAGCACCACGGCTGGACCGGCGCCGGCTTCGACGACGCCGGCTGGAGCCCGGTCGAGCTGCCGGCGCCCGGGGTGGCCGTGCACCCCCAGCCGCACGCGGACATCCGGGTGCTGCGCGCGCACCCCGGTGTCCTGGTGCACCAGCACGCCCGCGGCCCGGCGATCTTCGACTTCGGGCAGAACCTGGTCGGCTGGCTGCGGATCGAGTCCGAGCTGACCCCCGGCGCCGACGTGATCGTGCGGCACGGCGAGATCCTCACCCCCGACAAGCTGGTCTACCGCGACAACCTGCGCGGGGCGTTCCAGGAGGACCGCTTCGTTGACGACGCCGAGGGACGGCGCACGCTCGAGCCGCGCTTCGGCATGCACGGCTTCCGCTACGCCGAGATCTGGGGCCTGAAGAACACCAACGGTGCCTGGCACCTGGCCATCCCCGAGGAGAGCACCGTGACGGCGCTCTCGATGGACGCCGGCCAGGAGCTGATCGGCTCCTTCGCCTGCTCCGACGAGGCGCTGACCGCCTTCGCCGGCGCGGTGGAGTGGACCGTGCGCGACAACTTCCTCGAGGTCGCCACCGACTGCCCGCAGCGCGACGAGCGGCTCGGCTGGCTCGGCGACGCCGGCGTGATCTCGCCGACCGCGAGCTACTTCTTCGACGTGGCCGCCTTCCTGGCCAAGTTCAGCAGGGATGCCGCCGACGCCCAGTGGGACGACGGCTCGGTGCCCTCCTACGTGCCGGTGGTGCCGCCGGGCAACGAGCGGCACGGTGCCCCGGGCTGGGCCGACGGCTACGTCCGGATGGTCAGCCTGCTGGTCCGCCGCTACGGCGACCTCGCCAGCGCCGAGGAGTACTTCGACTCGCTGCTGCGCTATCTCGAGTTCGTCGACAGGGAGAACCCGGACGGGATCCGGGTCAACGCCGTCGGCTCGGACTTCTCCGACTGGCTCTCGCTGCCCGACCGTGACGACGACGTACCGCACCCGGGCTACGCCTACACCGGCGCCTTCTCGACCAGCCCGAAGCCCGTGGTCGCCACCGCGCACACCTACCGCTCGCTGTGCCAGGTCGCCGACATCGCCCGCCGGCTCGGCCGCGACGAGGACGCCGCACGGCTGGACCGGCGCGCGGAGGAGGTGCGCACGGCGTACCGGGAGCGCTTCGTCGGCGCCGACGGCCGGTTCGAGGACGCCACCCAGACCGTCTACGCCCAGGCGATCGGCTACGGGCTGCTGCGCGACGAGGAGGCCCAGCGCGCCGCCGACCTGCTCCGCGAGCACATCGAGAAGCGCGGCTACGTCACCACCGGCATCCACGGCGTCGAGCACGTGCTGCCCGCCCTGGCCCGCCACGGGCACGCCGACCTGGCCGCCGAGCTGCTGCTGCGCCGAGAGATGCCCAGCTGGCTCTACATGGTCGAGCGCGGCGCCACCACGGTCTGGGAGAAGTGGGACGGCATCCGCCCCGACGGCTCGCTGGCCACCGCGGAGATGAACTCGTTCAACCACTGCGCACTCGGTGCGGTCGGCGGCTTCCTGTTCGAGGACGTCCTCGGCCTCCGCCTCGACGGCGCGGTCTGGGGCGACGGCATCACCGTGGCGCCGGTCTACCTGACCGGCCTGGACTGGGCCGAGGGCGCGCACCGCGGCCCGACCGGCCCCGTCTCGAGCCGCTGGGAGCGGGACGGCGCGCGGGTCAAGCACCTCCTGGAGCTGCCGGCCACCGGCCCGGCCCGGTTCGTCGCGCCGGCGGGCTACGCGATCGCGGTCGTCGACGGCGCCGCCGCCGACGGGACCGCGATCGACCTGTCCGGTGGCCGCCACGAGCTGATCCTGGAGCGTCGATGA
- a CDS encoding alpha-hydroxy acid oxidase: MSRRRTQVHVSDLGGRTRRRLPAVRELAALLRFRRPVWSARRRRLERALTIEDLRVAARRRTPRAAFDYVDGAADDEISLARARQAFLDVTFHPGVLRDVAETDLSTTVLGSPAALPFAIAPTGFTRMMHTEGERAGARAAAAAGIPFALSTMGTTSIEDVAAAAPGGRHWFQLYVWKDRDRSMELVERAAAAGFDTLLVTVDVPVAGARLRDVRNGMTIPPTLTARTVVDALPRPSWWIDLLTTEPLAFASLGAWPGTIADLLDAMFDPTVTDEDLTWIKEQWPGKLVVKGIQTVDDARRVRDLGADAVLLSNHGGRQLDRAPVPFHLLPDVRAALGPDAEIHLDTGIMSGQDIVAGLAAGADFTLIGRAYLYGLMAGGEAGVARTIEILQGQIRRTLQLLGVRSIAELTPDHVTQLHRLGPLPRDRR, translated from the coding sequence ATGTCAAGGAGACGAACTCAGGTTCACGTATCTGACCTCGGCGGCCGCACCCGCCGCCGGCTCCCGGCCGTCCGCGAGCTCGCAGCCCTGCTCCGCTTCCGCCGCCCGGTGTGGAGCGCCCGGCGCCGTCGCCTCGAGCGCGCCCTCACCATCGAGGACCTCCGCGTCGCCGCCCGGCGCCGTACGCCGCGAGCAGCCTTCGACTACGTGGACGGCGCCGCCGACGACGAGATCTCGCTGGCCCGCGCCCGGCAGGCTTTCCTCGACGTGACCTTCCACCCGGGTGTGCTCCGCGACGTCGCCGAGACGGACCTGAGCACCACTGTGCTCGGCTCGCCGGCGGCGCTCCCCTTCGCCATCGCGCCCACCGGCTTCACCCGGATGATGCACACCGAGGGCGAGCGTGCCGGGGCCCGGGCGGCCGCCGCCGCGGGCATCCCGTTCGCGCTGTCCACGATGGGCACCACCTCGATCGAGGACGTCGCGGCCGCCGCTCCCGGCGGACGTCACTGGTTCCAGCTCTACGTCTGGAAGGACCGGGACCGGTCGATGGAGCTGGTCGAGCGCGCGGCCGCTGCCGGGTTCGACACCCTGCTGGTCACCGTGGACGTGCCCGTCGCCGGAGCCCGGCTCCGCGACGTCCGCAACGGGATGACGATCCCGCCGACCCTCACCGCGCGCACCGTCGTGGACGCGCTCCCGCGGCCGTCGTGGTGGATCGACCTGCTCACGACCGAGCCGCTCGCCTTCGCCTCGCTCGGCGCCTGGCCCGGCACCATCGCCGACCTGCTGGACGCGATGTTCGACCCCACGGTCACCGACGAGGACCTGACCTGGATCAAGGAGCAGTGGCCGGGCAAGCTCGTGGTCAAGGGCATCCAGACCGTCGACGACGCGCGCCGGGTCCGCGACCTGGGCGCCGACGCGGTGCTGCTCTCCAACCACGGCGGACGCCAGCTCGACCGGGCGCCGGTGCCCTTCCACCTGCTGCCCGATGTCCGCGCCGCCCTCGGGCCCGACGCCGAGATCCACCTCGACACCGGGATCATGTCCGGGCAGGACATCGTCGCGGGCCTCGCGGCCGGTGCCGACTTCACCCTGATCGGCCGGGCCTATCTCTATGGGCTGATGGCCGGCGGCGAGGCCGGCGTCGCCCGCACCATCGAGATCCTCCAGGGCCAGATCCGGCGTACCCTCCAGCTGCTCGGCGTGCGCAGCATCGCCGAGCTCACCCCGGACCACGTCACCCAGCTGCACCGACTGGGCCCGCTGCCGCGGGACCGGCGATGA
- a CDS encoding AMP-binding protein yields MSRTLAAAWADRLADAPGAVAMSHRDRRWTRAELDRAAGALAATFADRGVRAGDRVGIRLQNVPAFPVALLASWRLGAVPLVLNPMYTARELHVLLADSGAVGVLCAADDLSRVVEAGGGTALRWTLTAEELGDDLGSAGDPDRDLPPSGADPADPALMIYTSGTTGPPKGALSSHANVLATVDGYADWLGLVEGDVSLAIAPLFHTTGAVASAAIALVRGLDLVLIGRFDPGAALAAIREHRVTFTVGAITAFTALGQHPDASPETCASLRVAASGGAPIAPATVALLEERLGCYIHNVYGMTETTSAVVAVPTGQRAPVDPVTGSLSVGVCLPDVRARVLDPDGRELGPGEVGELELSGPSMMLGYHDRPTETAQTLREGWLRTGDGGSIDADGWIYLADRLKDQINASGFKVWPREVEDVLCEHPAVLEVAVVGRPDAYRGETVVAFVALAAGRTASPAELVEHARGRLAAYKVPREITVLEQLPKTATGKIQRRELRVDPA; encoded by the coding sequence ATGAGCCGCACCCTGGCCGCGGCCTGGGCCGACCGCCTGGCGGATGCACCGGGCGCGGTGGCGATGAGCCACCGGGACCGACGCTGGACCCGGGCCGAGCTCGACCGCGCGGCGGGCGCGCTGGCCGCGACCTTCGCCGACCGCGGGGTGCGCGCCGGCGACCGCGTCGGGATCCGGCTGCAGAACGTGCCCGCCTTCCCCGTGGCGCTGCTGGCGTCGTGGCGGCTCGGCGCGGTGCCGCTGGTCCTGAACCCCATGTACACCGCGCGCGAGCTGCACGTGCTCCTCGCCGACTCGGGCGCGGTCGGCGTCCTGTGCGCCGCGGACGACCTCTCCCGGGTGGTCGAGGCCGGCGGCGGCACCGCGCTGCGGTGGACGCTCACCGCCGAGGAGCTCGGCGACGACCTGGGGTCCGCCGGGGATCCCGACCGGGACCTGCCGCCGTCCGGCGCGGACCCGGCCGACCCGGCCCTGATGATCTACACCTCCGGCACCACCGGACCGCCCAAGGGCGCGCTGTCCTCGCACGCCAACGTCCTGGCCACCGTCGACGGGTACGCCGACTGGCTGGGCCTGGTCGAGGGCGACGTGTCGCTCGCGATCGCCCCGCTCTTCCACACCACCGGGGCCGTGGCCAGCGCCGCGATCGCCCTGGTCCGCGGACTCGACCTGGTGCTGATCGGGCGCTTCGATCCCGGCGCCGCGCTGGCCGCGATCCGCGAGCACCGGGTGACGTTCACCGTCGGGGCGATCACCGCCTTCACGGCGCTGGGCCAGCACCCGGACGCCTCCCCCGAGACCTGCGCGTCGCTGCGCGTGGCCGCGTCCGGGGGCGCGCCGATCGCCCCGGCGACCGTGGCCCTGCTCGAGGAGCGACTGGGCTGCTACATCCACAACGTCTACGGCATGACCGAGACCACCTCCGCAGTGGTGGCGGTGCCGACCGGGCAGCGGGCGCCGGTCGACCCGGTCACCGGAAGCCTCTCCGTCGGCGTCTGCCTGCCCGACGTCCGGGCGCGGGTGCTGGACCCCGACGGCCGCGAACTCGGACCCGGCGAGGTCGGCGAGCTGGAGTTGAGCGGTCCCTCCATGATGCTCGGCTACCACGACCGTCCCACGGAGACGGCACAGACGCTGCGCGAGGGCTGGCTGCGCACCGGCGACGGCGGCTCCATCGACGCCGACGGCTGGATCTACCTGGCCGACCGGCTCAAGGACCAGATCAACGCCTCCGGCTTCAAGGTCTGGCCCCGCGAGGTGGAGGACGTCCTGTGCGAGCACCCGGCCGTGCTCGAGGTCGCGGTGGTCGGCAGGCCCGACGCGTACCGCGGCGAGACCGTGGTCGCCTTCGTCGCCCTCGCCGCCGGGAGGACCGCGAGCCCCGCGGAGCTGGTCGAGCACGCGCGCGGGCGGCTGGCCGCCTACAAGGTCCCGCGCGAGATCACGGTGCTGGAGCAGCTGCCGAAGACCGCGACGGGGAAGATCCAGCGCCGCGAGCTCCGCGTGGATCCGGCCTAG
- a CDS encoding FadR/GntR family transcriptional regulator, protein MRPSTRLSEALEIRLLREIVGRKVLPGEALPSVAEIAATHQVSQPIVRECMQTLVAAGVISVSHGKRTLVRPAADWNVLSPLVQHAFHAEGRGSELVRDFYEVRRILEVGAVHVAIEQASQDQVQLICDLSDRMNEVAIGSRDVATFLEHDRQFHEAVASATNNATLAQLIRMLYAANKNEWTRSQAAVGDLEVLAEQHAKIAQAIKAREPGSAGEAVERHISTAVAIEAGRDAQRCCDGS, encoded by the coding sequence GTGCGACCGAGCACCCGGTTGAGCGAGGCGTTGGAGATTCGCCTCTTGCGGGAGATTGTGGGCCGCAAGGTTCTTCCCGGCGAAGCGCTGCCCTCGGTAGCCGAGATCGCGGCAACCCATCAGGTGAGTCAGCCGATCGTGCGCGAGTGCATGCAAACCCTCGTCGCTGCGGGGGTGATTTCGGTGTCGCACGGGAAACGAACCCTCGTACGGCCGGCCGCCGACTGGAACGTTCTCTCCCCGTTGGTCCAGCACGCATTCCATGCCGAGGGTCGCGGTAGCGAGCTTGTCAGGGACTTCTACGAGGTTCGGCGGATCCTGGAAGTCGGCGCAGTGCACGTCGCAATCGAGCAGGCATCGCAGGACCAGGTCCAGTTGATATGCGACCTATCTGACCGAATGAACGAAGTAGCTATCGGATCCCGGGACGTAGCGACCTTTCTTGAGCACGACAGGCAGTTCCACGAGGCAGTTGCGTCGGCGACCAACAACGCCACATTGGCACAACTCATCCGGATGCTCTATGCGGCCAATAAGAACGAGTGGACCAGGTCGCAGGCCGCTGTCGGCGACCTTGAGGTCCTGGCCGAGCAACACGCCAAGATCGCTCAGGCAATCAAGGCGCGCGAACCGGGCAGCGCTGGCGAAGCAGTGGAACGGCACATTTCGACCGCGGTAGCGATCGAGGCCGGCCGGGATGCTCAGCGCTGCTGCGATGGATCGTGA
- a CDS encoding aspartate aminotransferase family protein, translating to MSGLQTARATGRGLAERARRVVPGGVNSGQRQIPGLEDLVVVGTSGARFTDADGREYVDFHAAFGPPLLGLNDPDVNAAVARSLKVMGHTGVGINALEVELAERIVDLVPSVEKVLLTTTGSEATFHALRLARAATGRKRIVKFQGCFHGWHDSVAMNVATPSDSIGSKHRLSSGMLDEAVELTTVLPFNDVDALEQEFAARGDEVAAVILEPIQHNIGAVLPKLEFLQRLRELCDRFSTVLIFDEVITGFRHGLDGYQGVVSIRPDLTTFGKSMGNGYPIAALGGRADLMDMFSSSPGKPVFFAGTYNGHPATVSAALATIDKLCNEPVYDHIFRLGAQIRLGLEELYRALEIDAVVSGFGSVFITYFLRPPVHCYEHLLANDEELFTGYRRELLNHGVFELPLNLKRSHVSYAHQEEDVHRLLDATERAVRTVVARRV from the coding sequence ATGAGTGGACTCCAGACAGCTCGGGCAACGGGGCGAGGCCTCGCCGAGCGGGCTCGTCGCGTAGTGCCTGGAGGCGTTAACAGCGGCCAGCGCCAGATACCCGGCCTTGAAGACCTTGTCGTCGTCGGAACTTCGGGCGCCCGGTTCACCGATGCCGACGGCAGAGAATATGTCGACTTCCATGCGGCCTTCGGTCCGCCGCTGTTGGGGCTGAACGATCCGGATGTCAACGCGGCGGTGGCCAGATCGTTGAAGGTCATGGGTCACACCGGCGTTGGCATCAACGCCCTGGAGGTTGAGCTCGCAGAGCGGATCGTTGACCTCGTCCCGTCGGTGGAGAAGGTGCTGCTGACGACGACGGGAAGTGAAGCCACTTTCCATGCACTACGTCTTGCCCGGGCAGCGACAGGGCGCAAGAGAATCGTCAAGTTTCAAGGTTGCTTCCATGGCTGGCACGACTCGGTGGCCATGAACGTCGCCACTCCGAGCGACTCGATCGGCAGCAAGCACCGGCTGTCCTCCGGGATGTTGGACGAAGCCGTGGAGTTGACCACCGTCCTTCCCTTCAACGACGTGGACGCCTTGGAGCAGGAGTTCGCAGCGCGAGGCGACGAGGTCGCCGCTGTCATACTTGAACCGATACAACACAACATCGGAGCCGTTCTTCCGAAGCTGGAATTCCTCCAACGCTTGAGAGAGTTGTGCGACCGATTCTCCACCGTACTGATCTTCGATGAGGTCATCACGGGATTTCGTCACGGGCTGGACGGGTACCAGGGTGTCGTTTCGATTCGCCCGGACCTCACCACCTTCGGCAAGTCGATGGGTAACGGATACCCGATTGCGGCCCTGGGTGGGCGGGCGGACTTGATGGATATGTTCAGTTCCTCTCCCGGTAAGCCAGTATTCTTTGCGGGCACCTACAACGGGCATCCAGCGACCGTCTCCGCCGCACTCGCCACCATCGACAAACTATGCAACGAACCAGTTTACGACCACATATTCCGATTGGGTGCGCAGATCAGGCTGGGCCTCGAGGAGCTGTACCGCGCCCTTGAGATCGATGCAGTAGTTTCGGGCTTCGGCTCAGTCTTCATCACCTACTTCCTGCGGCCGCCTGTCCACTGTTACGAGCACCTGCTCGCCAATGACGAGGAACTCTTTACGGGATATCGTCGCGAACTACTCAATCACGGAGTCTTCGAGCTGCCGCTGAATCTGAAACGGAGCCACGTTTCCTACGCGCATCAAGAAGAGGATGTCCATCGTCTCTTGGACGCGACGGAGCGCGCCGTGAGAACTGTCGTTGCGCGGCGGGTGTGA
- a CDS encoding ABC transporter substrate-binding protein — translation MLTIGLPGGPASLDPSKDSQTFGIVRPLTNEPLTHEAPDGSIEPALATSWKYTDDEYKVFEFTLRETAMFSDGTPVDAKATVAWLRYFSQGSGIFVSAMGPIESIEAVDQHTVRLTLERSNPRIPYLFSENGNWGAVSSTASIEEPGTLETSTSGAGPYMLDAGRTISDNKYVLVPNPHYDRPEAAPWKEVVVDIIPDANARLQAQQTGQIDVAWGDLRTADAAQDAGLEVLGVPTVTGGLILGDRNSDGPLGDVRVRRALNYAVDREAVADGLVGEHGITTSQMQSRDGFDQDYREFYPYDVDRARELLEEAGYGDDLTLEVLAFGPGGDLGTPLAQAIASYWSELGIDVKITTAPTAAEYVEKRASNRYAVLHYSVINWPMYLSYQIAMAPTGGQNPFGASDPVMNSLFDEGARTDDPGIWAQMSRRSVEEAYFVPTLTVPRLYYVSDGVEGVALTEQRPEFSWASEWSPR, via the coding sequence GTGCTCACGATCGGTCTTCCAGGTGGGCCCGCCAGCCTCGATCCGTCGAAAGACAGTCAGACCTTTGGCATCGTGCGTCCGCTGACCAACGAGCCACTCACGCATGAAGCTCCCGACGGCTCGATCGAGCCCGCCTTGGCGACGTCGTGGAAGTACACCGACGACGAATACAAGGTGTTCGAGTTCACGCTGCGTGAGACGGCGATGTTCTCTGATGGAACCCCCGTTGACGCGAAGGCAACGGTTGCATGGTTGCGGTACTTCAGCCAGGGCTCGGGCATCTTCGTATCTGCCATGGGGCCGATCGAGTCCATCGAAGCAGTGGATCAGCACACCGTGAGATTGACCCTGGAGAGATCCAACCCGAGGATTCCGTATCTCTTCTCCGAGAATGGGAACTGGGGTGCAGTTTCGTCCACAGCGTCGATCGAGGAGCCGGGGACCCTCGAGACGTCGACCAGTGGAGCCGGGCCCTACATGCTCGACGCGGGCAGAACGATCAGCGACAACAAGTATGTTCTCGTGCCGAACCCGCATTATGATCGGCCCGAAGCCGCACCGTGGAAGGAAGTCGTCGTTGACATCATTCCGGATGCCAACGCCCGTCTTCAGGCCCAGCAGACGGGCCAGATCGACGTAGCCTGGGGCGATCTTCGCACAGCAGACGCCGCTCAAGACGCTGGGCTGGAAGTACTGGGCGTACCAACAGTCACTGGTGGCTTGATCCTTGGTGATCGGAACAGCGACGGGCCGCTCGGGGATGTACGAGTTCGCCGGGCGCTGAACTATGCGGTGGACCGGGAGGCAGTCGCGGACGGTCTGGTCGGAGAGCACGGCATCACCACGTCTCAGATGCAATCACGAGATGGCTTCGATCAGGACTACCGGGAGTTCTACCCATACGACGTCGACCGCGCCCGAGAGCTGCTTGAGGAAGCAGGTTACGGCGACGACTTGACGCTCGAGGTTCTTGCGTTCGGCCCAGGCGGCGACCTGGGCACGCCCCTGGCTCAGGCGATCGCATCGTACTGGTCGGAGCTGGGCATCGACGTGAAGATCACGACGGCGCCAACGGCGGCGGAGTACGTTGAGAAGCGAGCGTCGAATCGGTATGCGGTGCTCCACTATTCGGTGATCAACTGGCCGATGTATCTCTCCTACCAGATCGCGATGGCTCCCACGGGCGGGCAGAACCCGTTCGGCGCCTCGGATCCGGTCATGAACTCTCTGTTCGACGAGGGCGCCCGCACCGACGACCCGGGCATCTGGGCGCAGATGAGTCGCCGTTCGGTCGAGGAGGCCTACTTCGTGCCGACGTTGACTGTTCCCCGGCTGTACTACGTCTCCGATGGAGTCGAGGGCGTCGCCCTCACAGAGCAGCGTCCGGAGTTCAGCTGGGCTTCGGAGTGGTCACCGAGGTGA
- a CDS encoding gamma-glutamyltransferase family protein — protein sequence MNNVNGMVVCPEPRAAEIGADILRAGGNAFDAAVAAGFAQMVYSPFMCGLGGWGMATLYDAGSQTTEHVGFPAKVGSKMHPEMWADDIMGYTDMWHVGIVRDHVNLMGYTAIMTPGVVAGLGEIHRKHGSLPWSELIAPSVAASEEGFPFPEEVALVTRSFVLPGMPSIEEHYCWSPDAKELFIGPDGRLKRTGEHYRNPDQARSLQQIADRGPEDFYTGDLAGVIVEDFERNGAFVTAEDLSEYQPEIGAPLSTSYRGFRAESSPPPNGGLLTLHILRVLERFDLGRLEHNGPEHAFIMGAAMAWAGVVRFRYLGDPKYADVPVEHVLSDEYCDEVADNIRRGQLPDVDVLDEPRGTTHLVVSDRMGNCVSMTQTLTLSSGVIIPGTGFPWNGCASLMDPEPGRPNSLVPGRSRANAASPTILFKDGEPRLILGAPGGYSVSSAVTQALVNMIDFGMSPLEAVSVPRLHSEGTILFAEGRFPLRTIEELKRRGFPVEHRAQNYDSLFGRVQLIELEGGVARGASDPRKDGGAPMSG from the coding sequence ATGAACAACGTCAACGGCATGGTGGTCTGCCCTGAGCCCAGGGCGGCTGAGATCGGGGCCGACATCCTGCGGGCGGGCGGCAACGCCTTCGACGCGGCGGTGGCGGCAGGCTTCGCGCAGATGGTGTACAGCCCGTTCATGTGCGGCCTTGGTGGATGGGGAATGGCGACTCTCTACGATGCGGGGAGCCAGACCACCGAGCACGTCGGCTTCCCAGCGAAGGTCGGCTCGAAGATGCACCCGGAGATGTGGGCAGACGACATCATGGGGTACACCGACATGTGGCATGTCGGGATTGTGCGGGATCACGTCAATCTGATGGGCTACACCGCCATCATGACGCCGGGCGTGGTGGCCGGCCTGGGCGAGATTCATCGCAAGCACGGCTCACTGCCCTGGAGTGAACTGATCGCTCCCAGTGTCGCAGCCAGCGAAGAGGGATTCCCGTTTCCGGAGGAAGTAGCGCTGGTCACTCGAAGTTTCGTGCTCCCGGGAATGCCTTCGATCGAGGAGCACTACTGTTGGTCGCCCGACGCGAAGGAATTGTTCATCGGACCGGACGGCCGGTTGAAGAGAACTGGCGAGCATTACCGGAATCCGGACCAGGCTCGGTCGCTGCAGCAGATTGCCGATCGTGGCCCGGAGGACTTCTACACAGGAGACCTGGCCGGGGTCATTGTCGAGGACTTCGAACGGAACGGTGCGTTCGTCACAGCGGAGGACCTGAGCGAGTACCAGCCGGAAATCGGAGCCCCGCTGTCGACCAGTTACCGAGGCTTTCGAGCGGAGTCATCTCCTCCCCCGAACGGCGGTCTGCTGACGCTCCACATCCTTCGGGTACTGGAACGTTTCGATCTTGGTCGCCTGGAACACAACGGTCCAGAACATGCGTTCATCATGGGTGCGGCCATGGCGTGGGCAGGTGTCGTTCGCTTCCGGTACCTCGGCGACCCCAAGTACGCCGACGTTCCTGTCGAGCACGTCCTCTCCGACGAATACTGCGACGAGGTGGCTGACAATATTCGTCGAGGTCAGCTCCCCGATGTCGACGTTCTGGATGAACCGCGTGGGACGACCCACCTTGTCGTCAGCGATCGCATGGGCAACTGCGTCTCGATGACGCAGACGCTGACCTTGTCCTCAGGTGTCATCATCCCCGGGACTGGCTTCCCGTGGAATGGATGCGCCAGCCTGATGGACCCTGAGCCGGGCCGACCGAACTCTCTCGTGCCGGGTCGATCTCGCGCCAACGCTGCCTCGCCGACGATCTTGTTCAAGGATGGCGAGCCGCGTCTCATCCTTGGCGCCCCGGGAGGGTACTCGGTCTCCAGTGCGGTGACGCAGGCATTGGTCAACATGATCGATTTCGGGATGTCCCCGCTGGAGGCGGTATCTGTCCCTCGGCTACACAGTGAAGGCACGATCCTCTTCGCTGAAGGAAGGTTCCCCCTCCGCACGATCGAGGAACTCAAAAGGCGAGGATTTCCGGTGGAGCACCGGGCTCAGAATTACGACTCCCTGTTTGGTCGGGTTCAACTCATCGAACTCGAAGGTGGAGTCGCCCGCGGCGCTTCCGACCCGCGCAAGGATGGCGGCGCTCCGATGTCGGGCTAG